ATGAATTTTGCACCACTATGCTTGGCTTTTTGAAGGAAGACGTTCCCAAAAACTGGGGCGGTTTATGCGACGATGTATCAGATAATTTCCGCATCATATCGCCCAAGGGGTTTCGGGTTCTGACGTGAACGGGGTATACATATTTATATTTGATCGAAATATGCTCTAGGATTACCTCCATGACTCCTACGGATCAACTATATGAACGCTTGCGCCTGAATGGCCTCGATTTTTTCGTCTCCGTGCCCTGCAAGCTGCTTGATGACATGCTGACAAAACTGGCTGCTGATGATGATATTCTCTACACCCCGGTTTCCCGCGAGGAAGACGGCGTCGGTATTCTTGCCGGGGCCTATATGGCGGGTCGTAAACCGGCGTTGGTGATGCAGAATTCCGGCTTCGGCAATTCGGTCAATGCGGTTTGCTCGCTGCTTAACTATTTTGAAATCCCGGTGATCTTTGTGATCAGTCACCGTGGCAGCCCCGGTGAGCCGGTTGAAGCCCAAAATGGCATGGGTGATGCGGTCAGCGGTGTCATGGCGGCGTCAGGGGTGCCCGCCATATCCATTGACCATCCCGATCAATTGCAACAAATCGATGGCGAGATTGCCCAGGCCCATGCCGAAGGCAGGTCTTTGGGCATTCTGCTGCCGTTCAGCTTTTGGCAGGCTTGAGACAATGACCGGATTAATACGCTATCAGGTTTTCGAGAAAATCATGGATCAGATCACCGACGAGTTGGTGGTCAGCACGATCGGCCAGCCTTGTCAGGAAATATTCAAAATCAGGGACCGGCCCGAAAACTTCTACATGCTGGGCTCAATGGGCATGGCTTCGTCAATCGGCCTGGGCCTGGCCATGTCGAGCACCAAAAAGGTGGTGGTCCTCGATGGTGACAGCGCCAATGTCATGAACATGGGGGCTTTCGCGACCATGGGCTTTAACGCACCGGGTAATCTGGTTCATATCATCGTTGACAATGAAGCCAACGGCTCGACCGGCTTCCAGCCATCTTTTACGGCCCGTAACGTCAAGTTGGATCAGGTCGCCACGGCCTGTTCGATCCCCAACGTCACCTTGATTGAACATGCCGATGATATCACCCCGGCGCTGACAAAAGCATTGAGCGCGGATGAAATGCATACCTTGGTGATCAAGGCGGAAATCGGCTTGATGCCGGACATCGACCTTCTGCCGATGGGGGCCCTGGAAATACG
Above is a genomic segment from Rhodospirillaceae bacterium containing:
- a CDS encoding sulfopyruvate decarboxylase subunit beta produces the protein MTGLIRYQVFEKIMDQITDELVVSTIGQPCQEIFKIRDRPENFYMLGSMGMASSIGLGLAMSSTKKVVVLDGDSANVMNMGAFATMGFNAPGNLVHIIVDNEANGSTGFQPSFTARNVKLDQVATACSIPNVTLIEHADDITPALTKALSADEMHTLVIKAEIGLMPDIDLLPMGALEIRNRFMKAAQS
- the comD gene encoding sulfopyruvate decarboxylase subunit alpha, coding for MTPTDQLYERLRLNGLDFFVSVPCKLLDDMLTKLAADDDILYTPVSREEDGVGILAGAYMAGRKPALVMQNSGFGNSVNAVCSLLNYFEIPVIFVISHRGSPGEPVEAQNGMGDAVSGVMAASGVPAISIDHPDQLQQIDGEIAQAHAEGRSLGILLPFSFWQA